A genomic stretch from Maniola jurtina chromosome 26, ilManJurt1.1, whole genome shotgun sequence includes:
- the LOC123878638 gene encoding uncharacterized protein LOC123878638: MTLIGAILKKVQSKDSVNKYPSPPPEIDETILKKKRKRRVDKFAHVRPSVDSSPPLYDASRLLRKLPQWTRRANQIYSDNLRLLGDIARAHLYGGKVDSHWTVRPAENRQYYENRRNTCKLLKRQNKQIHKRILETEPRVIPTAWLERDWRRNKQEILHRARKKFVLFPICRTEVMEDPAFAAPHGINRPRVFITLRMRNASLLGTLEAELFTDVCPETCRLFLELLDGDGLGYGYVGTQFFRKVPHLFWSGGDVIYNNGFGCYAQKGRARPILAENYHFSHSMPGLLSMPTTKDEELCGIFNITFKPLPQFDLKNVVFGRIVRPCPTYDVISTLGNPLSTYPVIEIVAARRRADYH, from the exons ATGACTCTAATAGGCGCTATTCTAAAGAAAGTCCAGTCCAAAGATTCTGTGAACAAGTACCCATCGCCGCCGCCCGAAATTGATGAAACTATTCTAAAAAAGAAGAGGAAAAGACGTGTTGATAAg TTTGCCCATGTGAGACCGAGTGTAGACTCTTCCCCGCCGCTGTACGACGCTAGCAGATTGCTTCGTAAGTTGCCGCAATGGACGCGCCGTGCCAACCAGATATACTCCGACAACCTCCGGTTACTCGGCGATATTGCTAGAGCTCATTTATATGGG GGTAAAGTGGACAGCCACTGGACGGTCAGACCAGCAGAAAACAGGCAGTATTATGAAAATAGAAGAAATACGTGTAAATTGTTAAAACGGCAAAACAAACAAATTCACAAGCGAATTTTGGAAACT GAACCCCGTGTAATACCAACAGCGTGGCTAGAAAGGGATTGGCGGCGTAACAAGCAAGAAATTTTACATCGCGCGCGCAAGAAATTCGTGTTGTTCCCCATTTGTAGAACAGAAGTCATGGAGGACCCAGCCTTTGCTGCCCCGCATGGAATTAACCGACCTCG ggtgttcaTAACGCTGCGTATGCGCAACGCCTCACTCCTGGGAACACTAGAAGCTGAACTGTTCACTGACGTATGTCCTGAAACCTGCCGCCTGTTCCTGGAACTGCTGGACGGAGACGGACTGGGCTATGGCTACGTGGGGACCCAATTTTTCAG AAAAGTTCCCCATCTATTCTGGAGTGGCGGCGACGTGATCTACAACAACGGGTTCGGCTGCTACGCGCAGAAGGGCCGCGCCAGACCCATCCTGGCTGAGAACTATCACTTCTCGCATTCTATGCCAG gatTACTATCGATGCCTACTACAAAAGATGAGGAACTGTGTGGAATATTCAACATTACCTTCAAACCTTTGCCTCAGTTCGACCTGAAAAACGTCGTATTCGGCAGG ATCGTCCGCCCATGTCCAACCTATGACGTCATCAGTACCCTGGGCAACCCTCTCAGCACCTACCCAGTCATCGAAATAGTGGCTGCGAGGCGAAGAGCCGACTACCACTGA
- the LOC123878636 gene encoding ubiquitin-associated domain-containing protein 1, translating into MLVSDNGLSGTNDILVKIVSPEGQIFSAYFAEDTLIEELKNRAVDFFYPTGETRSGRFKIVRVCDTSTLHDFLTLAQEEVMMHEELLLIERRGTEAGTLWDLGAVRAPQHAAIVAATASLPIPQNITRQPNLQALLSTNELSYELKKILISLIEAGARLAAAGRNYELTLAQLSAALDEPRRQRIVAQVITPEELASKLNKEIDNKTEPDKSSAHNTRADCLENFLNKFRAWRRRIIEPPNPEAIATLRNLGYSFEKADEALRCTGCNVPAAASWLIGERGSSVFELVNGLPEGVILQTLLKQPHIQRGLLNTRMLIAFIAMVGQTGSASLWLNSPHGSPLLTQISRTYHSEKYCLAVNQFSERQENATAPSTSRQRN; encoded by the coding sequence ATGTTGGTCTCAGACAATGGCTTAAGTGGGACCAATGATATTCTGGTCAAAATCGTCAGTCCAGAAGGCCAAATATTCTCTGCGTACTTCGCAGAAGATACTTTGATTGAGGAGTTGAAGAATCGTGCTGTGGACTTCTTCTATCCCACTGGGGAAACGAGGTCTGGTCGCTTCAAGATTGTAAGAGTGTGTGATACGTCAACCTTGCATGATTTCCTCACTTTGGCGCAGGAGGAAGTCATGATGCATGAAGAGTTATTACTAATAGAGCGTAGGGGTACCGAAGCTGGTACGCTATGGGATTTAGGAGCTGTTCGAGCTCCTCAGCATGCTGCAATAGTGGCTGCAACAGCTTCTCTACCCATCCCACAAAATATAACACGCCAACCAAATCTACAAGCACTGTTATCCACGAACGAGCTATCTTACGAACTGAAGAAGATATTAATTTCTCTGATAGAAGCCGGAGCAAGATTAGCAGCAGCGGGACGTAATTACGAGCTAACATTAGCTCAATTATCAGCAGCGTTAGATGAACCAAGACGCCAAAGAATCGTAGCACAAGTCATCACCCCTGAAGAGTTAGCTTCAAAACTTAACAAAGAAATCGATAATAAAACCGAACCAGATAAATCTAGTGCTCATAACACACGTGCAGATTGTTTggagaattttttaaacaaattccgAGCGTGGAGAAGAAGGATAATTGAACCACCGAATCCTGAAGCAATAGCAACGTTACGGAATCTAGGGTATTCTTTTGAGAAAGCAGATGAAGCGTTGCGGTGTACGGGGTGCAATGTACCCGCTGCAGCGTCGTGGTTGATTGGCGAACGAGGTTCAAGCGTTTTTGAACTTGTCAATGGACTTCCCGAAGGAGTTATTCTCCAGACTTTGTTGAAGCAACCCCACATTCAGCGTGGATTGTTGAACACTAGAATGTTAATAGCCTTCATAGCGATGGTTGGGCAGACGGGCAGTGCGTCGTTATGGTTGAATTCTCCCCATGGAAGTCCGTTGCTTACACAAATCTCGAGGACGTATCACTCAGAGAAATACTGTTTGGCTGTGAACCAGTTTTCGGAAAGGCAGGAGAATGCTACGGCGCCGTCGACTTCGAGGCAGAGAAATTGA